In the Muricauda sp. MAR_2010_75 genome, one interval contains:
- a CDS encoding ankyrin repeat domain-containing protein encodes MSNTDNLFNHIRNGDSEQVEMLLDTDHKLLESKDQRGSTPLLLAAYYGHEKLVDLLLEKGADVDAKDGSGNTALMGVCFKGYTKIAEQLINAGANVNHINAMGATSLIYAVTFNRQEIAQLLMEHGADVSIKDARGNSALDYAQEQGMHPLVELFKKAR; translated from the coding sequence ATGAGCAATACGGATAATTTATTCAACCACATTCGTAATGGTGATTCAGAGCAGGTTGAAATGCTTTTGGACACCGATCATAAATTATTGGAATCCAAAGACCAAAGAGGGTCTACACCCTTGTTGTTGGCTGCGTATTACGGTCATGAGAAATTGGTTGACCTTTTGTTGGAAAAAGGGGCAGATGTGGATGCCAAGGATGGTTCTGGCAATACAGCCTTGATGGGGGTTTGCTTTAAAGGATATACCAAGATAGCGGAACAGCTGATAAATGCCGGGGCCAATGTAAACCACATTAATGCCATGGGGGCCACCAGCCTTATTTATGCCGTCACCTTCAACCGGCAAGAAATTGCCCAATTATTAATGGAGCATGGTGCAGATGTTTCCATAAAGGATGCAAGAGGCAATTCTGCTTTGGATTATGCTCAAGAACAAGGGATGCACCCCTTGGTGGAACTATTTAAAAAAGCCAGATGA
- the katG gene encoding catalase/peroxidase HPI produces MSKEMANGADASQCPFLSEVAGGGTQNEDWWPNRLKLELLSQHSEKSNPLGEDFNYAEEFKKLDYAVLKKDLLDVMTDSQDWWPADFGSYAGLFIRMAWHSAGTYRVQDGRGGGGRGQQRFAPLNSWPDNVSLDKARRLLWPIKQKYGQKISWADLMILAGNVALESTGFRTFGFAGGREDVWEPDQDVYWGSETEWLATSDTPNSRYSHNKEKRDLENPLAAVQMGLIYVNPEGPDGNPDPVAAAHDIRETFERMAMNDEETVALIAGGHTIGKTHGNGDGEKVMMDADPEAADLASQGFGWENKNGTGKGSDAFTSGLEVIWTSTPVKWSNDFFKFLFEYEWELTKSPAGAHQWVASNAEAIIPDPFGGPNRKPTMLTTDLSLRFDPAYEKISRKFYKDPEAFADAYARAWFKLTHRDMGPLSRYLGPEVPKEEFIWQDPIPAVDYTLVGASDVKALKAKVLDSGLSVSDLVYTAWSSAATFRGGDKRGGANGARINLEPMKSWEVNKGTDKTIAVLEGIKDEFNSNASGGKKISLADMIVLAGSAAVEKAASDAGVPTEVPFTPGRNDATQEQTEVDSVDYLNTPYDGFRNYVVEGVKVPAEHLLVDKAQLLTLTTPEMTALVGGLRVLGANFDGSRHGVFTDNIGVLSNDFFANLLDMSTEWKAANEEKSLYEGVDRKTGDFKWSGTRVDLVFGSNSILRALAEVYASEDGKQKFVADFVAAWTKVMNLDRFDLN; encoded by the coding sequence ATGAGTAAAGAAATGGCAAACGGGGCAGATGCAAGTCAATGCCCATTTTTGAGTGAAGTGGCCGGTGGAGGTACACAAAATGAAGATTGGTGGCCCAATCGACTTAAGTTGGAACTTTTAAGCCAGCATTCTGAAAAATCGAACCCACTTGGTGAGGACTTCAATTATGCCGAAGAGTTCAAGAAGCTGGATTACGCAGTGCTTAAAAAAGACCTTTTGGATGTTATGACCGATTCACAAGACTGGTGGCCAGCTGACTTTGGCAGCTATGCCGGTTTGTTTATCCGTATGGCATGGCACAGTGCGGGAACCTATCGTGTTCAAGATGGTCGCGGTGGCGGTGGCCGTGGTCAACAACGTTTTGCGCCCCTTAACTCGTGGCCAGATAACGTGAGTTTAGACAAAGCCCGTCGCTTGTTATGGCCTATCAAACAAAAATACGGACAGAAAATATCTTGGGCAGACCTTATGATATTGGCTGGAAATGTAGCTTTGGAATCAACAGGGTTCCGCACTTTTGGTTTTGCAGGTGGTCGAGAGGACGTATGGGAGCCGGATCAAGATGTATATTGGGGAAGCGAAACCGAATGGTTGGCAACGAGTGATACACCAAACAGTCGTTATTCGCACAACAAAGAAAAACGCGATTTGGAAAATCCCTTGGCAGCCGTTCAAATGGGATTGATTTATGTAAACCCAGAAGGCCCAGATGGCAATCCCGACCCAGTGGCTGCTGCACATGACATTCGTGAAACTTTTGAGCGTATGGCGATGAACGATGAAGAAACCGTTGCATTGATTGCTGGTGGTCACACCATTGGTAAAACACACGGGAATGGAGATGGCGAAAAAGTAATGATGGATGCAGATCCAGAAGCAGCAGATTTGGCATCACAAGGCTTTGGATGGGAAAATAAAAATGGTACAGGAAAAGGTTCAGATGCCTTTACTTCTGGATTGGAGGTAATTTGGACATCAACACCAGTAAAATGGAGTAATGATTTCTTTAAGTTTTTGTTCGAATATGAGTGGGAATTGACCAAATCTCCAGCTGGTGCGCACCAATGGGTAGCTTCAAATGCGGAGGCCATTATCCCAGATCCTTTTGGCGGACCTAACAGAAAACCAACGATGTTGACTACGGATCTTTCGTTGCGTTTTGATCCTGCATACGAGAAAATTTCACGTAAGTTTTATAAAGACCCAGAGGCTTTTGCCGATGCTTACGCCCGCGCTTGGTTTAAGTTAACGCACCGTGATATGGGACCGCTTTCCCGTTACTTGGGACCTGAGGTGCCTAAAGAAGAATTTATCTGGCAAGATCCAATTCCTGCGGTAGATTATACTTTGGTAGGTGCTTCAGATGTAAAAGCATTAAAGGCAAAAGTATTGGATTCTGGTCTTTCAGTTTCTGATTTGGTGTATACCGCCTGGTCATCTGCAGCTACTTTCCGTGGTGGGGACAAGCGTGGTGGAGCAAACGGCGCTCGTATCAACTTGGAGCCCATGAAAAGTTGGGAAGTAAACAAAGGAACCGACAAAACTATCGCTGTTCTTGAAGGAATTAAAGATGAATTCAATAGCAATGCTAGTGGAGGTAAAAAAATCTCCTTGGCCGATATGATTGTTTTGGCGGGTAGTGCAGCGGTTGAAAAAGCAGCTAGCGATGCTGGTGTGCCAACTGAAGTACCCTTTACGCCTGGTCGTAACGATGCCACTCAAGAACAAACTGAGGTTGATTCAGTGGATTATTTGAACACTCCTTATGATGGATTTAGAAATTATGTGGTGGAAGGGGTAAAAGTACCTGCGGAGCATTTGTTGGTGGATAAAGCTCAATTATTGACGCTTACTACTCCTGAAATGACCGCTCTTGTAGGTGGTTTACGTGTACTTGGTGCCAATTTTGATGGTTCAAGACATGGGGTGTTTACAGATAACATCGGTGTATTGAGCAACGATTTCTTTGCCAACTTACTCGATATGTCTACCGAATGGAAAGCTGCCAATGAAGAAAAATCCCTATATGAAGGTGTTGATCGGAAAACAGGTGATTTTAAATGGAGCGGTACTCGAGTGGACTTGGTATTTGGTTCAAATTCCATTTTGAGGGCCTTGGCTGAAGTATATGCTTCTGAAGATGGTAAGCAAAAGTTTGTTGCGGACTTTGTTGCTGCATGGACGAAGGTCATGAACTTAGATCGCTTTGACCTGAATTAG
- a CDS encoding DinB family protein: protein MKKFMLPVVTLVLFSFSTDTTKLTEEERQMVNNHLTETRDHMLSVLDGLSDDQLNFKPDVNTWSIAEVVEHLAIIENTFGGLVHKTVADGANPALKDSLVFKDEQIMPMISDRSNKVKTSEPFEPSGKFGSHEETLQAFLDKRSELIDYVKTTDDDLRNRYNNDLPFGAVDGVQLIVFTAAHTERHVLQMEEVMAHSDFPE from the coding sequence ATGAAAAAATTTATGCTACCCGTGGTAACCTTGGTACTTTTTAGTTTTAGTACGGATACAACCAAGCTTACCGAAGAAGAGCGCCAAATGGTGAACAACCACTTGACCGAAACACGAGATCACATGTTGAGTGTTCTGGACGGTTTAAGTGATGACCAACTGAACTTTAAGCCTGATGTTAACACTTGGTCCATTGCCGAAGTGGTGGAGCACCTGGCCATCATAGAAAACACCTTTGGGGGCTTGGTCCATAAAACCGTTGCCGATGGCGCCAATCCAGCACTGAAAGACTCCTTAGTTTTTAAAGATGAACAAATTATGCCCATGATTTCAGATCGGAGCAACAAAGTAAAAACTTCGGAACCTTTTGAGCCCAGTGGGAAGTTTGGATCCCATGAGGAAACATTGCAAGCTTTTTTGGATAAAAGAAGCGAACTTATTGACTATGTAAAAACCACCGATGATGACCTTAGGAACAGGTATAACAACGACCTTCCTTTTGGTGCTGTTGATGGAGTACAATTAATTGTTTTTACCGCCGCACATACCGAACGTCATGTATTACAAATGGAAGAGGTAATGGCCCATTCCGATTTTCCCGAATAA
- a CDS encoding lipid-binding SYLF domain-containing protein — MKIPKSIMLAVLVVFTSTAMAQNVKDKRIMNDAKKAKQTLVENHYGLERFFENSAGYVIFPNVGKGGFIIGGASGNGVVYEGGEAVGMADLKKLNIGLQAGGQAIIEVIFFETPVDLQRFKEEKFQFAAETSAVALKSGIAFEAKYKDGVAVFALPKAGLMADASVGGQKFGYKPF, encoded by the coding sequence ATGAAAATTCCAAAATCAATAATGCTGGCAGTTTTGGTTGTTTTTACCTCTACTGCAATGGCGCAAAATGTGAAGGATAAAAGAATAATGAATGATGCCAAGAAGGCAAAACAAACCCTCGTGGAGAACCATTATGGTTTAGAGCGTTTCTTTGAAAATTCTGCAGGCTATGTAATTTTCCCCAACGTGGGAAAAGGTGGTTTTATCATTGGAGGAGCTTCTGGAAATGGCGTTGTTTATGAAGGCGGGGAAGCCGTAGGCATGGCCGACCTTAAAAAATTGAACATTGGTTTACAAGCTGGTGGGCAGGCCATTATAGAGGTCATTTTTTTTGAAACCCCAGTGGACCTACAGCGATTTAAGGAAGAAAAGTTCCAATTTGCTGCCGAAACTTCTGCCGTTGCGCTTAAATCTGGTATTGCCTTTGAGGCCAAATACAAAGATGGCGTAGCTGTTTTTGCCCTTCCAAAGGCTGGCTTAATGGCCGATGCTTCTGTTGGTGGGCAAAAATTTGGATATAAGCCCTTTTAA
- a CDS encoding DUF5689 domain-containing protein, with translation MRKQICIYTSLFSSILVASCVGNVDFDMPKTQCDANLESNLSFSELDAMVEDEVIQIHDDLVLEGYVISSDKAGNFFNVLYLQNAPENPTMGIQIEIDYRESHLFYPVGSKVLVKLNGLYLGKSSDIIKLGGTFTSFGTISVGRLPGLKVPEHIFLACDENRGLEPIQTTISEIENMPWNTLVKLDSLEFLEDELGQPFAIAEEETERVLKDCTENEIVMLNSGYADFQPELLPENNGSVIGVLIKDGKNRQLVIRGLEDLDFSNDRCPEIITEFTSTQIFISELADPDNNSGARFVELYNSAPEPLDLNLWTLRRYTNDNTEVSSSIDLSGLIIGAESTLIISPNAEEFELVYGFPPDLGVSTNSPADSNGDDNLELVDPFGEVVDVFGVIGEDGSGTNHEFEDGRAIRNAAVVEGNPIYTFSEWIIYNDTGDAGTIKQPQNAPEDFSPGVRD, from the coding sequence ATGAGAAAACAAATATGCATTTATACATCCCTTTTTAGTTCGATTTTAGTGGCATCTTGTGTGGGCAATGTGGATTTTGACATGCCCAAAACACAATGTGATGCAAACTTGGAATCCAACCTAAGTTTTTCTGAATTAGATGCAATGGTTGAGGATGAGGTAATACAAATTCATGATGATTTGGTGTTGGAGGGGTATGTAATTTCTTCGGACAAAGCAGGGAACTTTTTTAATGTACTATATCTACAAAATGCTCCGGAAAACCCTACTATGGGCATCCAAATTGAAATTGATTATAGAGAATCCCATTTGTTTTACCCTGTAGGCAGCAAAGTTTTGGTAAAGTTGAATGGTTTGTACCTTGGGAAAAGTAGCGATATCATAAAGTTGGGCGGTACATTTACTTCTTTTGGCACTATTTCCGTTGGTCGATTACCGGGCTTGAAAGTGCCAGAGCATATATTTTTGGCTTGTGATGAAAACCGTGGTTTGGAACCAATTCAAACCACTATTTCGGAAATAGAAAATATGCCTTGGAACACCTTGGTCAAATTAGATAGCTTGGAGTTTTTGGAAGATGAGTTGGGACAGCCTTTCGCGATAGCCGAAGAGGAAACAGAGCGGGTTTTGAAAGACTGTACCGAAAATGAAATAGTGATGTTGAACAGTGGGTATGCCGATTTCCAGCCAGAATTGCTTCCTGAAAATAATGGATCGGTGATCGGGGTTTTGATTAAGGATGGAAAAAATCGGCAATTGGTGATTCGGGGTTTGGAAGACCTTGATTTTTCCAATGATCGATGCCCCGAAATCATCACCGAGTTCACATCGACCCAAATTTTCATTTCAGAATTGGCAGATCCAGACAACAATTCAGGTGCCCGTTTTGTGGAACTATACAATTCAGCACCCGAGCCCCTTGATTTGAACTTGTGGACACTTCGACGGTATACCAACGATAATACCGAGGTGAGCTCTTCCATTGATTTATCAGGATTGATTATTGGGGCTGAAAGCACCTTGATCATATCGCCCAATGCCGAAGAATTTGAGTTGGTCTACGGATTTCCTCCAGATTTGGGCGTTTCCACCAACAGTCCAGCCGATTCCAACGGGGATGATAACTTAGAGCTGGTTGACCCCTTCGGAGAGGTAGTCGATGTATTTGGCGTAATTGGAGAAGATGGTTCTGGCACAAACCACGAATTTGAAGATGGTCGTGCTATTCGCAACGCGGCTGTTGTTGAGGGCAACCCGATTTACACCTTTTCCGAATGGATTATTTACAACGATACGGGTGATGCTGGAACCATAAAACAACCCCAAAATGCCCCCGAGGATTTTTCCCCAGGGGTTAGGGATTAA
- a CDS encoding carboxypeptidase-like regulatory domain-containing protein, protein MRTAMFLAVFCWTTMQYGQQSTTISGRVHERGTNTPIYKASITIKGFSEKFFTDENGNFELSIQDSGDVLLTISSPDFISKRFSIYLSDETVELGEILLERDIEREKTDNLITLTDGDLLDDGETISGTLGLLQSTKDIFLNRAAFDFGQAFFKVRGYDSRNGNVLINGIPMNKFFDGRPQWNNWGGLNDVVRNQEYTYGLTENRYAFGGILGTTNIDTSPSGMRPGIRLSSSASNRTYRGRLMATYNSGLGKNGLAYTFSASRRWAKEGYVEGTLYDAYSFFGALEYQFNPQNSIVFTSILARNRRGRSSALTEEAFALLGNQYNPYWGTQDGRIRNSRERDIFEPLFLLNYKLKLDKLDWNLGVAYQFGSNARSRLGYFNAPNPDPTYYRYLPSYHINSSIGADFINANLAKEALLDNPQMDWNQLYTANTNPNTNGKAAYVLYNDVARDDLMTFSTSLDYNFNDMINMGLGGNFRKMSSDNYAEIQDLLGASFHEDIDAFSNTLNDSNGNLEKTEGDIFNYHYTLDASQFEVFGQASLSAKKWSGFASASMTSFAVQRNGLFANERFPESSFGSSEKVSFSNIGLKGGLTYFLSGRHWFSANGAKIERAPTLQNTFINPRENNAVVPDIQKETITTVDLNYFIRLPDLTGRISAFYTRFQNLTDINFFFVDSGLGSDFVQEVITGLDQLHKGIEFGLEYEASSSVKISAVGNFGRYVYASDPFVQINFDTAGAEEELIDPEGTIDLGIAKLKELKLAQGPQTALALGVQYRAPKYWWVGATANYLTNNYINISTITRTPSFVLNPDTGERFPNATDENIDELLRQKALDNIYLLNLIGGKSWLWGKKYISAFVSVNNLFDSVFRTGGYEQSRNGNFGQLQKDNLSGTPSFAPKYWYSYGRTYFLNLAVSF, encoded by the coding sequence ATGAGAACAGCTATGTTCTTGGCTGTATTTTGTTGGACTACTATGCAATATGGACAACAGAGTACTACCATTTCAGGGCGTGTGCACGAAAGGGGAACCAATACGCCTATTTACAAAGCCAGTATTACTATTAAAGGCTTTTCAGAAAAATTTTTCACCGATGAGAATGGGAATTTTGAGTTGTCAATTCAGGACTCTGGGGATGTTCTATTGACCATTTCCTCTCCAGATTTTATTTCAAAACGATTTTCAATATACCTGTCTGACGAGACCGTTGAATTAGGTGAAATTCTATTGGAAAGAGACATTGAACGGGAAAAGACAGACAACCTGATAACCCTTACTGATGGTGATCTTTTGGATGATGGGGAAACCATTTCGGGGACTTTGGGATTACTCCAGTCCACAAAAGATATATTCCTCAATAGGGCCGCTTTTGATTTTGGCCAAGCCTTTTTTAAGGTCCGAGGGTACGATTCCCGTAACGGTAACGTCTTGATCAATGGCATTCCCATGAACAAATTTTTTGATGGTCGACCTCAGTGGAACAATTGGGGCGGGCTCAATGATGTGGTCCGAAATCAGGAGTACACCTATGGGTTAACCGAGAACCGGTATGCCTTTGGAGGGATTCTGGGCACAACAAATATTGACACGAGTCCATCTGGGATGCGCCCGGGCATCCGCTTGTCCAGTTCTGCATCCAACCGAACGTACAGAGGTAGGTTGATGGCCACCTATAATTCTGGGTTGGGGAAAAATGGTTTGGCCTATACTTTTTCAGCTTCAAGGCGATGGGCCAAAGAAGGTTATGTAGAGGGCACTCTGTATGATGCATATTCCTTTTTCGGAGCATTGGAATATCAATTCAACCCGCAGAACAGCATTGTGTTCACATCCATTCTGGCACGTAATCGAAGGGGACGTTCCTCCGCACTTACGGAAGAGGCCTTTGCACTTTTGGGAAATCAGTATAACCCATATTGGGGCACTCAAGATGGACGAATTCGAAATTCTAGGGAGCGCGACATTTTTGAACCCCTATTTCTATTGAACTACAAACTGAAACTGGACAAATTGGATTGGAATTTGGGTGTTGCCTATCAATTTGGTTCCAATGCAAGAAGCCGATTAGGCTATTTTAATGCACCAAATCCAGACCCTACCTACTACCGATATTTGCCCAGTTACCACATCAATAGTTCCATTGGCGCGGATTTCATCAATGCAAATCTGGCCAAGGAGGCTCTTTTGGACAACCCCCAAATGGATTGGAATCAGCTCTATACCGCCAATACCAACCCCAATACCAATGGCAAAGCCGCCTATGTACTTTACAATGATGTGGCCAGGGATGATCTAATGACCTTTTCTACTAGTTTGGACTACAATTTTAATGACATGATCAATATGGGTCTGGGTGGGAATTTTAGAAAGATGTCTTCAGACAATTATGCTGAAATTCAAGACCTGCTGGGTGCCAGTTTTCATGAAGATATTGATGCGTTTTCCAATACCTTGAACGATAGCAATGGAAACTTGGAGAAAACCGAGGGAGACATCTTCAATTATCACTACACCTTGGATGCTTCCCAATTTGAGGTTTTTGGGCAGGCTTCTTTATCAGCCAAAAAGTGGAGTGGATTTGCTTCGGCCTCCATGACCAGCTTTGCTGTGCAACGCAATGGCTTGTTTGCCAATGAGCGTTTCCCGGAAAGTTCGTTTGGGTCGAGTGAAAAAGTGTCTTTTTCCAACATTGGATTAAAGGGCGGCCTAACCTACTTTTTATCAGGTAGGCATTGGTTTTCGGCAAACGGGGCTAAAATTGAGCGAGCACCCACACTTCAGAACACCTTTATCAACCCAAGGGAAAACAATGCAGTTGTGCCCGATATTCAAAAAGAGACCATTACTACTGTAGATTTGAATTACTTCATCAGACTGCCTGACCTAACCGGGCGTATAAGCGCTTTCTACACCCGTTTTCAAAACTTGACAGACATCAATTTCTTTTTTGTGGATTCAGGTCTGGGTTCGGACTTTGTTCAGGAGGTCATCACTGGTTTGGACCAGTTGCATAAGGGGATAGAATTTGGATTGGAGTACGAGGCATCATCCAGCGTAAAAATATCCGCGGTTGGAAACTTTGGTCGTTACGTATATGCCAGTGACCCCTTTGTTCAGATAAATTTTGATACCGCCGGAGCAGAAGAGGAACTCATTGACCCGGAAGGCACTATAGATTTGGGCATTGCCAAACTCAAGGAATTGAAATTGGCCCAAGGTCCCCAAACTGCATTGGCCTTGGGAGTGCAATACAGGGCACCAAAATATTGGTGGGTAGGAGCCACTGCAAATTACCTCACCAATAACTACATTAATATTTCTACCATTACCCGCACGCCAAGCTTTGTTTTGAATCCAGATACAGGGGAACGCTTCCCAAATGCCACCGATGAAAATATTGATGAGCTTTTAAGGCAAAAAGCCCTGGATAATATTTATCTGCTCAATCTTATAGGAGGGAAATCTTGGTTGTGGGGCAAAAAATATATCAGCGCTTTTGTGAGCGTCAATAATCTTTTTGATTCGGTTTTTAGGACTGGTGGCTATGAACAAAGCCGTAACGGCAATTTTGGACAATTGCAAAAAGACAATTTGAGTGGTACCCCGTCCTTCGCCCCAAAATATTGGTACAGCTACGGAAGAACCTATTTTTTGAATCTGGCAGTCAGTTTTTAA
- a CDS encoding endonuclease yields the protein MRLLICLLVLISTSLYGQTSKTYTLRTIAFYNVENLFDTENDSLTFDDDRTPEGSYHWTQERYLQKIDHISKVLSKIGEDTSKTSPDVIGLCEVENRKVVEDLILHPNLRDKDYGIVHFDSPDARGIDVALLFKKSSYLPTSFKSHRLLLFDDLGERVYTRDQLVVGGLMDGEDVYFLVNHWPSRRGGAAKSNPKRVRAALLNKRIIDSIQNLNWKAKIICMGDLNDDPRDDSLKSILKTKGKINQLDSLSLFNPMEQLYKKGLGSLAYRDKWNLFDQFFITANLVNDGKETLSYWKAGIFSPSFIRTTEGKYKGYPLRTYAGGSYTAGYSDHFPVYLFLIKEKK from the coding sequence ATGCGATTATTAATATGCCTACTTGTATTAATATCGACCTCACTTTATGGACAAACGTCCAAAACATATACCCTAAGAACCATTGCGTTCTACAATGTTGAAAACCTGTTTGATACGGAGAACGATTCTCTCACTTTTGATGATGATCGTACTCCCGAAGGAAGCTATCATTGGACGCAAGAACGGTATCTCCAAAAGATCGACCACATTTCTAAGGTACTTTCCAAAATAGGGGAGGATACGTCCAAAACTTCACCAGATGTTATTGGCTTGTGTGAAGTGGAGAACCGAAAAGTGGTAGAAGATCTTATCCTTCACCCGAATTTGAGGGACAAAGATTATGGCATTGTGCATTTTGATTCCCCGGATGCACGGGGGATAGATGTTGCCTTACTTTTTAAAAAATCCTCTTATTTGCCCACTTCCTTTAAGAGTCATCGCCTTTTACTTTTTGATGACCTTGGTGAGCGTGTCTATACGCGTGATCAATTGGTAGTGGGTGGACTTATGGATGGTGAAGATGTATACTTTCTGGTGAACCACTGGCCCTCTCGAAGAGGTGGGGCCGCCAAAAGCAATCCCAAACGGGTACGGGCCGCATTGTTGAACAAACGTATCATTGATTCCATCCAAAATTTGAACTGGAAGGCCAAAATCATTTGTATGGGCGATTTGAATGACGACCCGCGTGACGATAGTTTGAAGAGCATCTTGAAGACCAAAGGCAAAATAAATCAATTGGACAGTCTAAGTCTTTTCAACCCTATGGAACAGTTATACAAAAAAGGCTTGGGTTCTTTAGCGTATCGCGATAAATGGAATCTTTTTGACCAATTTTTTATAACGGCCAATTTAGTGAATGATGGGAAAGAGACTTTATCCTATTGGAAAGCGGGCATCTTTTCTCCTTCCTTTATCCGAACCACAGAGGGAAAGTATAAAGGGTATCCGCTAAGGACGTATGCTGGTGGAAGCTATACGGCAGGGTACAGCGACCACTTTCCCGTTTATTTGTTTTTGATAAAAGAGAAAAAATGA